TGTTTTAACAAAGGACCATCTGCAACTGTGTTCACAACAAAGGAAAGCCAAGGTGCAAGAGGGCATTTCTAATGTAATTATGGCTGAAGGGAGTGCATTGCAAATGAGGTTCTGTACACTGCCCGCTTAGAAAAAGACACATCTGATGGAAACGACCTCTCTTTCCCCCTCCTTTTGCAGGCCTGTTTTGGTTTGCATCAACTGCTGGTCAACTACCATGTTCTCCAGCGATTAAACACATCCCAAGCTCTTAAGGAGCAGTGAGACTCAAGACACTTGTTACAGTAGTATAAATTTCTCGATAGGTTTGATGAATGAGCAATAATTTACACATTATTATTGGACATTTCTCCATTTCATTATAGTCGTATTTGAAGAAGCAGTGTACATTGCATCCACTAAACCTCCCTCTGCTAGTCATGGTCCATTCACTCACCCTTTTGAGATAGTGTTGCAATCTTTTACAAAACTGGAACCATTAGTATTCTCATGTGATTTACTCTCTCAGTTCTTCATGTAGTCATATCCTGAGTAGTGTCATAATGGTGACAGGAAAGGCTTGGAACTACtaggaaaaatgagataaaacttttttgtttttaaggtgGAACACTTGCTTTCAGTAAgcatgtaccataatttctcatttaTATTACACTCTGGACTATAATGCACACCCCAAAATTGACACCAAAAATTTATGTATGATgcctatgtataatgcacaaCATCAATTTGCTGCATTCCATATGTTTAAAACATGAAGTGGGATCcatattttattagtttttttaaagaaatagtCATCTTTATATTCATGTACTGAAgtacaataattcagtttttatttttatttttttaatcctgcaTCGGGACAGGTCGTGTATCATGTAAAAAAGCTTACCATTGCTTAATACTTCACAcgtgcaaaaaacatttttggaactTCTCTAATTATTCCCCCTGTCACCAtctgaaaatatcagaacaaaatccctcattttttttttattttattttatggatGTTTAAAATGTTATCAAAAGCTACAGAAAGAGCTGAACGTCGCTTGATGTCACGAAACTGCCACCATTTATCACCAAAATGTATGGCTACATTCCTACCTATGTCCACTTCAACATATATCAAAACGAAATCCCAAATATTTTGTATGTTATGGATTTTCATATCAACAACGGGTCTGAGAATAGGCCTTGACACGTGGGTGTGAtttttaatactgtatatatcaaaTTTTACCATCAGAcattacatatacatttttaacaacCCAAGGTCCCGGTAAAATTACAAACGTTGTAATATAATTATTTTCACTTTCCTTATACTCATGTATAATGCACTCCATTGACTTTTGAcgatttttgtggggggggggggaccattaTACGCAAGAGATTAGagcagtttattttattatacagGCAACTTAATTTGCCGACTAGTGACTGCTGTATTAGTGACCCACATTATCATAGTTAATTCTGATTAGACTTTCCGCCAATTTTATTGGCCTGATCGGAATTAGCCAATAATTGACATTTTATGCTGATGCGCTGCTCGGTTTAATGGCATGATTCACCAAttcgatcaatgacgtcatatTTACGGTCATTATTACGGTTTGTTTTCCACCAGGCTACTGGTATTGGATTAAAATAATTCTTAGCCTCAGCCCAGTTAGACAAGGTCATGATAAACTGCTATGGTATCATGATTTTTATCAACTACATCGAGACTGATGAAACAAGATGTCACTTGTAAAGAGATAAAGATCCAAACTGTGTTATCACAGCCTCTGTGTCATGTTTGCTGTCCACAACAGTAGCCGGCTACATTCTGCGTTGAGGCTCGAAATGACACATTCAGTTTGGTGATGTTaaaatttgtattcatttatttttttcaactaaaaCAATTCATGTGTTAGCTGTCGTTGCTAGGAAGGTCTTTCTGCTACTAATTCCCTTTTTTTGGATTCAATTGAGGGAATACACACAATTCCAGTTTTTCATATAGTGTAAAAACTGCCATCTCATATTACCTTGGCTAGCTATTGTTTTTGTTACTTGGCAAAAACTCTCCACTTATTCAGATGCCCAGGATTAGACTTAGAAGATTAGTTTCCACATCatcatcttaattttttttataatcactTTTTTAAGACCATAGTGTTTTCCCGATGTTTTTAAACACAGGCCATTCTCCATAGCGTCCTCCTCCTACTTAGTCTTTGTGTAAAGTTGTGACCCAAACCCATACAttgtttaaaggtccactgtcatgaaatgcgcggtttttagtatgttactaACGAAAAAACGGCcaccggtatggacccatccatttttttccaccacaaaacatgattttgacggatatggctttttgcaactcctGCAATGAAAATCCtattgagggatttgtttttgagaagcaggaagtgatgtacagggcagtagcgcactcaagcgggctcgtttgtttctattagttttacctgtgggaaggtagctctttgttcctacatgttagctaaaatgccggctcgttgtattgctggatattgctcaaacactcaggaggatggattcactctttatacttttccaaaagacctggttcgtcgtgaaaaatagtgcaaaggacgagagcttcgtgggttccaaatgacaggtaggtgtatacagctactaaaaaaaagtagTAGTTGGGGGGGAATGTAatccataagtcaggggtgctaaatgtgttgatgtgccacCCCGACCGAAGCCGTGATCAGCAGACGCACACTGCTGGGGTGCCTCGTCGCAGCGCCGggccgtggtggctcatctccgctgcagaGGTGGATAGGGCGGACAGGGAGGAGGTTTGACCCCGGCGTTGTTTGCAGgcagcgttgtttttatcaccggtGGGGAGGTGGTCTGGCCGCGCCATCGTCGTCgctcacagtagggatggtgttcttgggatggaactcatcattcgtcttcctccaaacacggttagtggaattatgactaaaaagttcaattttggtctcatctgaccaaaaaatttctcctatgactcctctgtatcatccaagtggtcattggcaaactgaaatCAGCAGTTGGCATAaaaggtgtcccatgtaatcaagcctttgttgcggcacggtaaaCGTCATATCAGCgcgcgtaggtcatgtgactcgcgataATGGCAGCTCCCTtgtaaatttgtaattgtctataaaaatcttctcaaaacacgattaaatgagagaggatttaacatcacattgtcaaaacagagtacatattacatgacctattggaaacATTGtcaatgcaaaccagtggatttcccctttaagacggaccttgacatgcgctggttgaagcaggggaaccttccgtgccatgcatgatttcaaaccatgacgtcttagtgtattaccaacagtcaccttagaaatggtggtcccagttctttttaggtcattgaccaagtcctgccgtgtagtcctgggttaattcctcacctttctaaggatcaatgagaccctacgacgtgatatcttgcatcaggctccactccgattgagattgaccgtcatgtttagcttcttccattttctaatgattgctccaacggtggatcttttttcaccaagctgcttggcaatttctccgtagccctttccagccatgtggagttgtacaattttgtctctggtgtctttggacagctctttgatcttggccatgttacacgtttgagtttgtatggggtggatagctgtctatgcagctaacaacctcacacaggtgcatctgatgcagaataatacatagagtggaggtggacttttaaaggcggactaataggtctttgatggtcggaattttagctgatagacaggtgttgaaatccttatttgcagctgtatcacacaaataaataattaaaaaatcatacattatgatttctggattttcctttttagattatctgtcttacagtggacatgcacccacgatgaaaatttcagacccccatGACTTgtaagtgcgagaacttgcaatatagcagggtgttcaaatacttattttcttcactgtaaatttaTATGACTGAAAAGTCACTATCACGCAGGTtgagaaaatgtattaattgagCTAATTGAGCTATGATTGCATCACCCCAGCACATGAGTTAATATCGGCATGAAGTTCGTATGCACCCCCCATAAaatgtccataggtgtgaatgataTTTGTTGACAGTACGAGTGCACTTGCGATTGGTTCACAGCCAGTCCAGGTAAGTCGCCTCTTGTATGGCCCTAATGAGGGCAAGCGCTTTgtaaaatgaatgaacgaaGAGGTATTTAGTAGGGTTTGAATATGAGTTCATTAAACCCAATACTGTAAGGTTAACATGCGACCTAAAAATGTCTGATTGCAGAACCCAGTGCTGGGACAAGCAACAGACTGGAGAAAAGCAGGAGAAGTACACTGCAGACACTCTATAATGGAGACCAGGTGAGATCACAAATATCAGCTACAGTTTGGACAATCAAACCCTACATTACTACTTGGTGTGTAacacaaaaagcacattttttgaactgcatgtttaatgttttgactttcattttaATGTGTCCAAGAACATGATGCCCAGTATTTCATTGACTTCAGTGTGAAGTGAATAAAGGTCTTAGTTAGTCTTAGGACAAAGTTCAGTGGACCCCAGAGGTGGTACATGGTATGTAAAGTTTGAGCTCCACTGGTTTGAAGCATTCATATACAACTAAGCTATGAACCCAGGTCACTTAAATAGCATTTGAAACACTTGCAAACATCTTGAAATCATTGCTGTACCTGTAAAAATACACTGCGATGAACAGCATCGTTGGGAAGATGGCTTTGCAAATATACTTGGTGGTTACCATTACAAGTTAtgatattgaaaatgtaatcataGTGTAACTATTTGTGTAACaggttgccattttttttttgggggggggtgtttatgGCCGACAAAAACATAATCTCAATTGAAGAGATGCTACGAAttcataaatgccaaataacAAATATGTAGGGGTCCACGTAACGTCTTTTGAAGGACTGTCCTAGCAGCCAATGGAGACACTGATTTAAATATGGccttattaaaaatgtttccgtTCGTCATTTAGTGACACGCTTTTAACATGTAACGTAGGAGAAAACTGTGAATCTCGTTCCATTCAAAACATGTTTTCAGCTGATTGCTTAATTTCAGTATGAATTAAGCATTAGTcacttggttgttttttttttaattgcttgagAACATAACTATTCTGTTTGCGTTGCTATTTAATGAACTGCTGGAACTGTCCACTTTCTCTCCACCTACACTCTCGCTACTCTCCAATTTCATTCAGTGTGGCAAACCAAATCCCAAGTCCACTTTTTGAAAATCATGGCCTGAGTACCAACTTGTGTACTGAGGGCCAGCTGTTCACAGCACTGCTTTTTGAAAGTGGTCCCTGCTTATATTTCTTTAACCCTTGTCCTACAAGCAGCTGCAGCTGTTGGCTGATCAGAAGTTGCTTCAAGGTCGCAGGGAGCTGCTGGAGCAGGCGTGTTCGAGTCATGCAAAGAAGCGGCGGGTGCTTTCTCCAGAAGATCTCAAACACCTCATTGTGGACGACAAACACAGCCTCATTTACTGCTACGTACCCAAGGTTGGTTTCGATGACCTTTGAGCACACTTCCTTTTGAAGGTTGTCTAAATGAACAAGAATGTTTCCCACTTGAAAAGGGAGAAACTTATGCTGTATACTGTAGTTGGGTTGGTAATCTTGTGGTAAccttgaaacaaaacaataaaatgtaacaaaagttcTACCTGTATAGAGTTTGCGTGATCGTCAATTGTCattaggtgtgaacgtgagtggaAGGAAATATATTGTCtatgtcaggggtgtcaaactcattttttgtcacaggccacattgtagttatggtttccctaaGAGTGCCGTTATGACtggaaaaccataaaaatcttgaatcgcctcatcatatttacacatggaatttatgagcgagttttggaatcagaaatcaggggtAAAGCCAAATAGAAAATGCAGGATTGTCTTTATAGTTACGCCGTCAACGCCCTTGCTTTTCACTATTTGCAGCAGGGTTTGTCAAAAATTCCCAGAGGATTGGTGTACTGTGCAGTATTAAGACAATAATGTTCGTATGTTAGGTATTTTTATGTGTATGTGTTGGTGTAACTAAATGCGTGTTCCCTTCCCAAGGTGGCCTGCACCAATTGGAAGCGGGTCCTCATGGTCCTCACTAGCGACGGCCGCTACACTGAACCCCTCGCCATCCCCGCCAATGAGGCCCACGTAGCGGGCAACCTGCGCACTCTGTCTGAGTTCTCGGTCCCCGAGATCAACCGCCGCCTCCGCAGTTACCTCAAGTTCGTTTTCGTGAGGGAACCTTTTGAGCGCCTGGTGTCGGCCTACCGTAACAAATTCACGCTCAGCTACAACACAGCTTTCCACAAACGCTACGGAACCAAGATCATCCGCCGGCACCGGACGCAGCCCGACCCGGAGGCTCTGAAGAAAGGGAACGACGTGACTTTCCAGGAGTTTGTTCAGTATCTCGTAGACCCTCGGACCCAACGTGAAGAACCTTTCAATGAGCACTGGGAGAGGGTGCAGTACCTCTGCCACCCGTGTCTGATCCACTACGACGTGGTAGGTAAGTATGAGACGCTGGAGCCGGATGCCCGCGCTGTGCTCTCGTTGGCGGGGGTGGAGGACACACTTCAGTTCCCGATGTCCGGCAAAAGCACCAGGACAGACGGCAACATGGCGGCGCGCTACTTCAAGCACATTAGTCCCTTTTACCAGAAGCGACTGTTCAACCTCTATCGTATGGACTTCCTACTCTTCAACTACTCCACACCAGAGTATCTGAGAACTTGATCAGATGGGCTTGATCTTATGATTCAGACTCAATTGTTTCATGATGGTGAATTTGCACTTTTTCAGCACTGTGGACTGAGAAGTTTCCTTCGCCTTGCTGTTCgatgagcgaatgcagaggatttattcattttctactTAAATTTATTTTGTCCTCGGGCTGGGCGATACGGCCTTGAAATGGAAAACACACGATTTGCCCCATctccccaaaacaaaatgtgatttccGATTTGGATCCACCAATAAAAAGCAAATTATAAATAACATCTTTCAAAACTTGGGAGAAAGTGGATTACTAAACACAAACCTGAATAAATTTTAATCAAACACCAGTAAATTCATTAAATAAAATCCCTTTGAGATTATGTAACTCTGA
This DNA window, taken from Syngnathoides biaculeatus isolate LvHL_M chromosome 2, ASM1980259v1, whole genome shotgun sequence, encodes the following:
- the LOC133490888 gene encoding carbohydrate sulfotransferase 11-like isoform X6 produces the protein MFSLSLEPSAGTSNRLEKSRRSTLQTLYNGDQLQLLADQKLLQGRRELLEQACSSHAKKRRVLSPEDLKHLIVDDKHSLIYCYVPKVACTNWKRVLMVLTSDGRYTEPLAIPANEAHVAGNLRTLSEFSVPEINRRLRSYLKFVFVREPFERLVSAYRNKFTLSYNTAFHKRYGTKIIRRHRTQPDPEALKKGNDVTFQEFVQYLVDPRTQREEPFNEHWERVQYLCHPCLIHYDVVGKYETLEPDARAVLSLAGVEDTLQFPMSGKSTRTDGNMAARYFKHISPFYQKRLFNLYRMDFLLFNYSTPEYLRT
- the LOC133490888 gene encoding carbohydrate sulfotransferase 11-like isoform X4, producing the protein MRMPRGGRLFLAMCLGSLVVLVLYYQSIEPSAGTSNRLEKSRRSTLQTLYNGDQLQLLADQKLLQGRRELLEQACSSHAKKRRVLSPEDLKHLIVDDKHSLIYCYVPKVACTNWKRVLMVLTSDGRYTEPLAIPANEAHVAGNLRTLSEFSVPEINRRLRSYLKFVFVREPFERLVSAYRNKFTLSYNTAFHKRYGTKIIRRHRTQPDPEALKKGNDVTFQEFVQYLVDPRTQREEPFNEHWERVQYLCHPCLIHYDVVGKYETLEPDARAVLSLAGVEDTLQFPMSGKSTRTDGNMAARYFKHISPFYQKRLFNLYRMDFLLFNYSTPEYLRT
- the LOC133490888 gene encoding carbohydrate sulfotransferase 11-like isoform X5 — encoded protein: MFSLSLEPSAGTSNRLEKSRRSTLQTLYNGDQQLQLLADQKLLQGRRELLEQACSSHAKKRRVLSPEDLKHLIVDDKHSLIYCYVPKVACTNWKRVLMVLTSDGRYTEPLAIPANEAHVAGNLRTLSEFSVPEINRRLRSYLKFVFVREPFERLVSAYRNKFTLSYNTAFHKRYGTKIIRRHRTQPDPEALKKGNDVTFQEFVQYLVDPRTQREEPFNEHWERVQYLCHPCLIHYDVVGKYETLEPDARAVLSLAGVEDTLQFPMSGKSTRTDGNMAARYFKHISPFYQKRLFNLYRMDFLLFNYSTPEYLRT
- the LOC133490888 gene encoding carbohydrate sulfotransferase 11-like isoform X1; this translates as MRMPRGGRLFLAMCLGSLVVLVLYYQSIGKLEPSAGTSNRLEKSRRSTLQTLYNGDQQLQLLADQKLLQGRRELLEQACSSHAKKRRVLSPEDLKHLIVDDKHSLIYCYVPKVACTNWKRVLMVLTSDGRYTEPLAIPANEAHVAGNLRTLSEFSVPEINRRLRSYLKFVFVREPFERLVSAYRNKFTLSYNTAFHKRYGTKIIRRHRTQPDPEALKKGNDVTFQEFVQYLVDPRTQREEPFNEHWERVQYLCHPCLIHYDVVGKYETLEPDARAVLSLAGVEDTLQFPMSGKSTRTDGNMAARYFKHISPFYQKRLFNLYRMDFLLFNYSTPEYLRT
- the LOC133490888 gene encoding carbohydrate sulfotransferase 11-like isoform X2 encodes the protein MRMPRGGRLFLAMCLGSLVVLVLYYQSIGKLEPSAGTSNRLEKSRRSTLQTLYNGDQLQLLADQKLLQGRRELLEQACSSHAKKRRVLSPEDLKHLIVDDKHSLIYCYVPKVACTNWKRVLMVLTSDGRYTEPLAIPANEAHVAGNLRTLSEFSVPEINRRLRSYLKFVFVREPFERLVSAYRNKFTLSYNTAFHKRYGTKIIRRHRTQPDPEALKKGNDVTFQEFVQYLVDPRTQREEPFNEHWERVQYLCHPCLIHYDVVGKYETLEPDARAVLSLAGVEDTLQFPMSGKSTRTDGNMAARYFKHISPFYQKRLFNLYRMDFLLFNYSTPEYLRT
- the LOC133490888 gene encoding carbohydrate sulfotransferase 11-like isoform X3, whose amino-acid sequence is MRMPRGGRLFLAMCLGSLVVLVLYYQSIEPSAGTSNRLEKSRRSTLQTLYNGDQQLQLLADQKLLQGRRELLEQACSSHAKKRRVLSPEDLKHLIVDDKHSLIYCYVPKVACTNWKRVLMVLTSDGRYTEPLAIPANEAHVAGNLRTLSEFSVPEINRRLRSYLKFVFVREPFERLVSAYRNKFTLSYNTAFHKRYGTKIIRRHRTQPDPEALKKGNDVTFQEFVQYLVDPRTQREEPFNEHWERVQYLCHPCLIHYDVVGKYETLEPDARAVLSLAGVEDTLQFPMSGKSTRTDGNMAARYFKHISPFYQKRLFNLYRMDFLLFNYSTPEYLRT